Proteins from one Nicotiana tabacum cultivar K326 chromosome 23, ASM71507v2, whole genome shotgun sequence genomic window:
- the LOC107776975 gene encoding abscisic acid 8'-hydroxylase CYP707A2-like: MEFVSMFCLFAFISCSLLLLHSIFNFFAFGIKLPLPPGTLGWPYIGETFQLYSQNPSVFFASKVKKYGSIFKTHILGCPCVMISSPEAAKLVLVTKAHLFKPTFPASKERMLGKQAIFFHQGDYHAKLRKLVLRAFMPESIKNIVSDIESIAKSSLESLEGRLINTYQEMKTYTFNVALLSIFGKDEMLYREDLKRCYYILETGYNSMPINLPGTLFHKSMKARKELAKILAKIISVRRETKQNHTDLLGSFMGDQEDLTDEQIADNIIGVIFAARDTTASVLTWILKYLGENPTVLQVVTEEQEGIMREKEENGKGQVLTWADTKKMPMTTRVIQETLRAASILSFTFREAVEDVEFEGYLIPKGWKVLPLFRNIHHSPDNFPEPEKFDPSRFEVSPKPNTFMPFGNGVHSCPGNELAKLEILILVHHLTTKYRWSMMGPQNGIQYGPFALPQNGLPIMLSHKTSS; this comes from the exons ATGGAGTTTGTTTCCATGTTTTGCTTATTTGCTTTCATTTCTTGCTcccttcttcttctccattctATCTTCAACTTCTTTGCTTTTGGTATCAAGTTGCCTCTTCCTCCTGGCACTTTGGGTTGGCCTTATATTGGAGAAACTTTCCAACTTTACTCTCAAAACCCAAGTGTTTTCTTTGCCTCCAAAGTCAAGAA GTATGGTTCAATATTCAAGACTCACATATTGGGATGCCCATGTGTGATGATATCAAGCCCAGAGGCAGCAAAGCTAGTTTTGGTCACAAAAGCTCATCTCTTTAAGCCTACATTTCCAGCTAGCAAAGAGAGGATGTTGGGAAAACAAGCCATTTTCTTCCATCAAGGAGATTATCATGCCAAGCTGAGGAAGCTAGTTCTTCGTGCTTTCATGCCCGAATCCATCAAAAACATCGTCTCAGACATTGAATCCATCGCAAAAAGCTCACTTGAATCCTTGGAAGGAAGATTGATCAACACTTACCAAGAAATGAAGACA TACACATTCAACGTTGCATTGCTTTCCATATTTGGAAAGGATGAAATGCTCTATAGAGAGGATCTCAAGAGGTGTTATTACATTCTTGAAACGGGATACAATTCGATGCCAATCAATCTCCCAGGAACACTATTCCATAAATCAATGAAAGCAAGAAAGGAGCTAGCAAAGATCTTGGCCAAAATCATCTCAGTTAGGAGGGAAACAAAGCAGAATCATACTGATTTGCTGGGATCTTTCATGGGAGATCAAGAAGATCTTACTGATGAACAAATTGCAGATAATATCATTGGAGTCATATTTGCTGCTAGAGACACTACTGCTAGTGTTCTTACATGGATCCTTAAATACCTTGGAGAAAATCCAACTGTCCTACAAGTTGTCACT GAAGAGCAAGAGGGAATAATGAGGGAAAAAGAGGAGAATGGTAAAGGACAAGTGTTAACATGGGCAGACACCAAGAAAATGCCTATGACTACAAGGGTGATCCAAGAGACACTTAGAGCTGCTTCTATCTTATCTTTTACTTTCAGAGAAGCTGTTGAAGATGTTGAGTTTGAAG GATATCTAATACCAAAAGGATGGAAAGTATTACCACTGTTTAGAAACATTCACCATAGCCCAGACAATTTTCCAGAACCAGAGAAGTTTGATCCATCAAGATTTGAG GTTTCTCCAAAACCCAATACTTTCATGCCATTTGGCAATGGGGTCCACTCATGTCCAGGCAATGAATTAGCCAAGCTGGAGATTTTGATACTTGTACATCATCTGACCACAAAGTACAG GTGGTCTATGATGGGCCCACAGAATGGAATACAGTATGGACCTTTTGCTCTTCCCCAGAATGGCCTGCCCATTATGCTCTCGCACAAGACATCATCATAA